One Aegilops tauschii subsp. strangulata cultivar AL8/78 chromosome 2, Aet v6.0, whole genome shotgun sequence genomic window, CTCGCCGGTCCTACCCGGCCGTGTTCGCCGCCTCCGCCATGTCGACGTCGTCGGGGGCCAAGGAGGCGCCGGCCAACAACCCGGGCCTGCAGGCCGAGGTCGACCCCGCCACCAAGGGCTACTTCATGCAGCAGACAGTAAGCCGATCCTTCCCGTTTCCTGCTTCGTTTTAGCTGCCGATTGAGCGGGCATGCGTGGTATTGGATTCGAGTTTGCGCCTCCGTGGGTTTGATCTGTGGAGTGGAAGGGAGTTTTGTGGCTGGATTTGGCCGAAGCAATCTGTCGAACAGTTGGTGGTCCGTACGTGCTTGCTGTGGCAGGTTATAGAATTGGGAGAAAACAACACTTACCGAGGACTAAGTGATGGGTGTTGTTAGTTCCATGTGATAATTTCGAGCAGCGTTGTTGGTTTTGCAGCTGCAGTGTCAACTTAGCATCCCACTCTGTTTGGCCCAGTATTGCCGCTGTGCATATGTTTTATTACTGCACCACGTATGGTATGAAGTTGTTTCTGTGGAATGCTGGAAACTGTGTGTATGTGTAGGATATGCAATTCATCGTAGGCTTTCATGGGGTTACATTTTCGACAGGGCTGCTTTCAATGCTTTGCAATAGGCTCAGGAAATTCTTAGTGTTAATGCACCAGGCCATGAAACTTCATTTGTTCTGCAATTGGTCGAACAGTCGGTGGACCAGCTTGTTACTAGCAGTATTTCAGGTTGTCCCAGTCGGTTGCTGTTGCCATAATGAATTATTttctctcttcttctttttttgtccCAGCTTGTACACTAAATCCACTTTACTAAAGATTTTTTTGGCTAATTCTTTAGGCTTCCTTGGTAGTGTAGATTCAAGAAAATTTTATAAAATTTATTCATTCTTTCTTCACTTTTTTTTTATTTGTATGTTCTCTACTGTTGAGTTAATTTAGTTGCAACCATAACAAGTATGCTCTGTATTCAGTTCAGCTAACAGTTTTTGTAGTTATTGTTAAAATAAACTGCTTTTTTAAGTAAGGGAAAATGTTCCCATTGTTTTATTTCATTAACCATATACATATATATAGAAAATTTATTCTAATTTGTTGTCCTTAATTGCCGAAGGAGCCTTTTTTGGGTACATGCTACGCAATTTTCATATGTATAACTGTAATGAACATACAGTACTGGAAAATTTTATCTGTGAGTTGCATGACGACAATGTTAGATCCCTTACCATTTTTAACTTTGTATGCATGAACAGATGAACACTCAATACAGTAATTTTCATATTTGGGAGGTGTAATTTTTAAAACTAGTGACAATGGGAAATCCTTATCGGTGTTCTTTTATGTCTTATCTAGTTAACATAACATAGTGTTAGTTGGAGAACCCATGATGGGAACAATTACGTTCCCTTGAATTACTGGGCTAAATATGCTCCTTTTTTGCAATTGCCAGCTTGAAAAGCTCATAAATGCTAATTCAACTGAGGTTGATTGGGAACGTTCCTTCTATTTGAATTTAGTCGCTCACACGTCATATACTGTCACAGTGGCATTGTGCAGGTATGTTTCTGTGGCACTTCTGCTAAGATCTTACAAGCTTTGTATGCTCTGAACAATTAGCTATAACTATGCATAAGAACAACTGCAAACCTTTTTGGGTGATCTATTGAGGTGTTATGGCTGGTGTGCGAGACACTGGAGTTGAGACATATATTCAGGAGGCGCCACCGTATAGAAGAGGTGTAATAACGGTGgtgcagagtgtgtgtgtgtgtgttcagCATCGATGTGGCCTTGTGTTGAGCTGTAGGCTATATAAGCCAGTCTGTACCTAGAGAATGGTTAAGCTGAACAAATGAGAGAAATCTACCAATTAGCCTCCTACTCTCAGTTattcctcttcttctccaagcCTTCGTGTTTACTATCTTCATTGCGTCTTGGCAGATCGCCAATGGCAACGGGGTGCTAAATGAAGTAAATCCTTATATTAATACAACACTTTTGGTCTGTTAGCTATAGTCAGTTAAAGAACTCCCCAGATTTTTGGTTCATAGTTTCTCACCCTTTATCAAAATCTGAGACGGTTGGCAAATAATGATTGTCATGTCATCTAATTCCGTATTGAAACAGCATTCTCTGTTTCAACTAAATGTTGCGAAACGGGTCTGGGTTGTTGGTACAATCACACTTTTTTCATTAGCTGGCTGAACAATTTGTGACCACAAATTTATCTTTCAGCTTGAGTTTGCCCTGGAATGTTAAGGGACTCACAAATCTTAGAGTGCCAGTAGTATCAATTGTCATGCACAACAAAACCTTTTTTTTCATAACTCCCCTCAGTAATATTTAATGGTTGGTTATGTGCTTCTTCTAATCTACTTCCATAGTATCAGCAATCTTCGCAATCGTGCAGACAAAAGCAAGCGGTTGCCTCCAATTTACAAGGTTTCAAAAACTGTATATGCATCCCCTAGCCGTGTAAATTTCCGCCTTGATCAAAGAAAGGTAATTTTTTTCTGGCATCATCTTTTCAGAGAGACTGCCTTTCAATATAAATAATCTGTCGTAACTCACATCCCTTTAATAGGCTGTAGAGACAGTACCTGCATATCCGAACATTTATTTCTCAGTTGATGACTTCGATGATCCTTTTGATGCTGTGGTGAGTTCTGATTTACTTCTCCCAAAAATTACATAACATTGTGTTCTGGCAATACTTTGCAAATATTGTAGATGCCTGCGGTTTTATCACTGATGTTCCGTGGTTTTCCTTCAGATGGCTTTGACCATATACTTTCTAAGTTAACCATAAAGAGTAAAGTGATCTTGTAAATTTGAGCAGGTTTTGTCAGACCCAGAACACTGCTATTGTGTGATTCTCAATGCGCATGATGGGGCAGCATTTCCTGAAGAAAGCGAATCAAGCAATGTCGGTTCAAATATACAATCTGGGATCAACTCTGGGAGCAGTGGAGAGAACCCACCAAAGGTTCACTCTCTTCCTAAATGAAGgtttcatcgtgatgaccgcagctctcttctatgtgatggtagtttagatgatcgatatcgacttgtaatgtgaagacaaactcgcggtctcgagacttgtaatataatgttctatctttgttcggtcttttcaattcggagactaatatgatgaattgtattcggagactaaaatgatgaattgtattcagagactaatcttctattgtattcgatgaatctgttgttgatgtgtgctgtctatattttgtccaattatacattttgtaacctgtgcaaaaaacagaaaattaaaaaaaaactaatattcatactaatggcgcactgtttagtgatgcgccattagtatcctctggcgcatcactaaacagtgcgccaatggcgcatcactaaacagtgcgccattagtatgccgaagttactaatggcgcatccagttgtggtgcgccattagtatgccaaaacacctgggtatagatggccccctggtggcatactaatggcgcactgttgtatatactaatggcgcatctggggtgcgccattagtataccagataattaatggcgcaccagtggtgcgccattagtaaaatatactaatggcgtgctactaatggcgcaccactaatgcgccattaatagccaaattaggtgcgccattagtaggccttttcctagtagtgcccaCTGCTTCTTGGCCCCACAAACGAGCGAGCCCACCGGTCATGCAGTCTCAGCCGAAGCCTCTGCCGCTGTGCATGCAAAAGAGATGGACGGCTGACCAACTGACAACACGGTAAAAGGAGCGACAGTAAATTGATCGTGGGGTGGAACTCAAATTGACGTGCTACAAGTGAGATTCTCAATTGTAAAAAGGGTCTGAAACACTTATTCGGGAAGGGGAGAAATAATACCCTTTTTGTGAAGGGAGCaaatatgatgtaaaatacaatTGCATGAATAGGTATGAACTGAGATAAAACAGTTTTTAATGAAAAGACAAAACTACTTGCCTGGTGCCTTTTCTATGTGCCCATACAGGAAGTGACCACCCAAAAGATTGATCTCTTGTGATCTTACGCCTATTGCACAGGGTCAGTATTTGCATCTGGCTCCATCCATAAGCTGAAAGAAAGCCAAAAGACACTATTTTAACGATCGTACATGAAGCCCTGAACCAATTTGATTACAAGTGCAGAAAAGGATGCTCAATCATGTCTTCTCTTAAAACCATAATGGTAGGACAGATAAATATAGCATGCGAATCTTAATCCTGGTACAATCGATTATAGAAATAACAAAGGGGTGAAGAGCTCAAGAATTAACATGTCACCCTTCAGTCATTCACTACAACGAACAACCGTCTTCATAAACCACAACTTGAAATCCTCTAGATAGTCCCGTTTAAAGAAAGTAAAAATGAACAACCTTCGGATGGCAGAGACAAAAAAATAGCTCAAGTGATGCAGCCATAGTCCGATGTCCATGTATTGTCGCATAGTTGTACTTTTCGAAGCATCTACAGTTCAAACTCAGAAAACCATTTTTTCCCTTTGTCACACATTGGTTGTCACTGTGTAAGTTTTAGCCGTAATTGTAAATGCCATGCCATAtaaaagaaaaaacaaagaaTGTCTAATACCCATCGCTTGTTCAAATCCTTTAACCAAAACAAGAACAAATTTTCTCATCTATGTTACTGCCATCAATGGTCATTTCTATTTAGAATAGCAGAGGCAGACATCCTACGTTGTCAACAAATTTAATAGTTTCGTTTTACACAAATAGCTGATGAAAGGTTTCGTTGCCAACAAATAGAACTTCAGTAGGTAGCAGCGCTGTATCAAAGGATTTATAGAAGCGGGAATAACCAACCAAAATAGAGAATCACATATTCAGCAGATAAATATAAATATGTCTATACAAAACAAATGGATATGGTTCTCGATAGTTCTGGGCACACAGGATAAATTGCAAGCTTGTTTATGTGCTTTATTACCTTTTGAGCTTCTATCAAGAGAATTCTTCAAGTCCTTTGCTTAGAGCAGCACCGTCATCTTGTGCCATATACTCTGAACATTACCATATCATGTCTAAAACAATGCAATTGGATACATGGGTATGTAATTTCGTTGACCAACTTTAATGTCAATAGCACAATGTTTTGTATTAATTAATCTCCACAAACTGCCAGGCTTCCTTGGGAGGAAAGCATAAATTGTTTAGCTCAATCAGAAGAAACAGGTGATTCACTCATGATTAGTGTGGAACACATAACTGCCGAGCAACAAAACCTTGAATAGCTTTATAGGTGCAACAGTCCATCAAAGCCAACAAAATCGAACTACTCGTTGTAGTGGTGGCGCCGGGCTAAAATAAAAGAGGAGAAAACAAACTTGCAAAAGTCGGAAACAACAAGCCAAAAGCTAAACGCGTGCATGTTTCAACTATACGTACCGAATACGACAAAGTTTTTCAATTTTAAATGATGTTCTTAATCTAAACAATTATACACTGCAAGCTCTTGTTTTGAGATCCGATATTATGACGCCTATGCTCGATTTTGTCTGGATCACACCAAATCAAATGCTAGAAGTTTGGAAATAAAGAATGACCACCACATCAAAGATCTGATGTTTCCGATACACACGGAAAAAATTACTTTTGAAGCCACAATTTAAGGTTGCAGCCAGCTCGTGGTATAATTTAACCCAATAATATTAATAAATATGACTACATTGAGATCTAAAGGAATACCGGACCCATAGGTAACTTGGTTAGCGGCTTTTCTACTTCAGCACCCATTTGAAAGGAGCTCAACAAAGAATTTCACAATTTCTCAACACCTTCGAGAAAAAATAGAATGGCTTAAATGGTAATAACACTTGAATGAACAGAATCGCGGAGATAAATATTCAAACTTGGTAAATGGTCAAAAAACTATGGATGTTGGAAAACCATGTACCCACAAAAATATTCCCCAACCTTTAAGAATACCATACCCTCGAAGAAATCAAGAGTAACACAATAGAACTAACTTTATTTATATCTACCTACAAAATGCAAAATTAGCAAGATATTTGTCATGCACATCTCAGAAACTTTCTCTGCATGCCGAGGCCATTTTTCTCAGCAGCCATTCACAACTACAGCTAATTACAGAGTGGCAAGAATGACCTGCATGATAGATCTATCCCTGAGTTCATCCTGATCATAAGCATACTGCATTCTTAATGCAAGACAATTTTACTGCATTATATCCAAATCACAGCTCGAGTGAAGGTCATTGAATTAAAATCTTCATGGTCAATAGATTCCACCCATGATTTTTTGTTCCTGATACGAAGATGCTCTTTTTACATATTTGGATACATCATAAGCAAACCTGATAAAAGCACATATCTTGTTATAAAATTGAAAAGGAAAAATAGTGGCAATGAAAATTTTCCATAGTAACTATAAACTGAGTTCTACATGAGAAGCCAACCATCTTACTTCTCGCAATTTTTTCAGAGAATCAAAGTAGCCCAAAGAAATACTTTAACTATTCAGACAAAAATCCTATAGATCttaagaaaaaaaaatcaaaacatcCATGTTTTGAGCAGTATGACCGTCTGTTGCTTATTCACCTTGGCTGACATGGTTTGCTGCTCTAAGGCCGTGCATCCCCCGTCTCCTCCATGGTTTACTCCCCCAAATCCTCCATGGCTTACTGCTCCTGCGGGCTTCTTCCGGGTAGAAAGTgaggaaaaaagaaagagagagagagagagagagagagagagagagagagacgggaGAAGAGAAAGGAAAGAGACGCGCTTACCTGTGGTCGACCTGCCCTGGCTCGTGGCGTCAGAAGCGTCTCCATGACGAACAAGGGCCGGCCTGCTTCTCCCGCAAGTCGCCGATCCCCTTCCATCTTCCGAGCAGCTCCACCCCACCAAGACGAGCGCTTCCACCGCTGCTTCTTTTCCCCGTCGTCGGGTTCTCCTCGGCCCCACCGCAGGCCTCTCCTGCTTCTTCAGCCGAACCGTGAAGATCTAGTCATCCCTGCTCTCCACGGAGACGCCCGATCTAGAACGCGTGTGGTCGCGTGGACGATGAAGAAAAGGAAGGCGAGGTGGATCTGCTACGggagagaggaggaagaggaagagacGGCGGCAGCGGCTAGGAGGGGGTAAAGTGAGGGAGGGGAAAGCCATGTACGTGCATGCATTAGGTTTTCACCTGTCCAACCCCAGACCCAGCCACTCGCTGACGCCGTGGGCGCTCAGCCCACCCACTGCTTCTTGGCCCCACAAACAAGCGAGCCCACCGGTCATGCAGTCTCGACCGAAGCCTGTGCCGCTGTGCGTGCAAAAGAGATGAACGGTTGACTAGCTGACAACACGGTAAAAGGAGCGACAGTAAATTGATAGGGTGGAACACGTCGCGCGAGCGCAAGTGCGCTAGAACGACGGGCAGCGTAGCCAGGTTTATATGTTCGATTGGCGTACCTATGAACTCAAAGTAATATTAGATCCCTAAAAGCTAGAGAAGTATCCTTATTATTCATAACACTTGATCCTTAGATCTTTTTAGGGGTCAAGAATCATCTTCCAAACTAAGTAAGGTTGGCGTAAATGTTTGGTGAAAGGAAATCCACAGAGAGTCACACGTGCAAAGCTTTCACGGGGACTGGGTAACGAGAATGTCCACATAGTCTGGTTTCTATAAGAACACAGACCATATGTCTGGAACACATTTGAATATGTTGTGATATGCTTAGTAACACAGTAAAATATGCAACACGACTTCTAGAGATAGCTATgatatttcaatatgaactatAGAGTGTGCAGAAGTTGACAACAACTTATTAAACACACTGCAATTTTTTGCTTGCTTATACCTTACGATACATTCGAAACCTCAATATTGATATATTTTTAGATTGTATGTTTTTTATCTCTACCAAGAAGTAACATATATGTGCACCATTCTATTCATTACCATGTACAGAGTATTCACAAGTTGCCAACTAGTCATTTAACACATCGGATTTTTATGTTTGCTTATATCTACTCTAAGAACCTCGATGGGGATATTTGTTCTCTAACAAGATTTTGTAGAGATCTTTAGCGCGAGATGTaacatgtgtgtgtgtgcgcgcgcgcgcaaTATAACATTATAACTAATGCATGTGTCACAAATTAGACTGTCGAGGCATGCTTTCTTGCATTTAAGGGATTTTGTTTTAACTAAATATATTTTCAGTGGATGTTTTAAAAATGAAAACTTGCATGACTTATATACAAAGTACCATTTTAGTTTGCCATTGTACAAGTGTATATTTAATGATAGACGTTAGAATTGTATAACATGATAAATCATATATTAATATTAACCACAATTGTATTATGTTAATAATGATAAATAATAGTAAATACAAATTAAAAATATTGTCTTATAAAATTAAAATACAAACAAGTATATAGGTTTAATATAAACACAATATTCACTCACATGTGTTTTCAAAAGTTGTGCACAACAGTCGAGCTTGTTGATCTGTTGATGACACACTCAATTACAACTCACTCTGATCAAATAGCACTCAGGTATAGGATTTCCAGCGGAAAGGTAGCCTTGCTCACTTCTTTACCCTTGTACGCACAAATCTAGCTCATAGCAGCACTTTCGAGTTCGGTTACTTAAGTACAGAGATTGAACAACTTAGCGCGGGAAGTCTCATATCTTTTCTTAGCGCGGGAAATTT contains:
- the LOC109767865 gene encoding uncharacterized protein isoform X1, which produces MLLFCNCQLEKLINANSTEVDWERSFYLNLVAHTSYTVTVALCSISNLRNRADKSKRLPPIYKVSKTVYASPSRVNFRLDQRKAVETVPAYPNIYFSVDDFDDPFDAVVLSDPEHCYCVILNAHDGAAFPEESESSNVGSNIQSGINSGSSGENPPKVHSLPK
- the LOC109767865 gene encoding uncharacterized protein isoform X3; translated protein: MAAATLRSALLSSCALRRLASASAPRAPRLAQPKGFARARRSYPAVFAASAMSTSSGAKEAPANNPGLQAEVDPATKGYFMQQTVSRSFPFPASF
- the LOC109767865 gene encoding uncharacterized protein isoform X2 produces the protein MAAATLRSALLSSCALRRLASASAPRAPRLAQPKVQGFARARRSYPAVFAASAMSTSSGAKEAPANNPGLQAEVDPATKGYFMQQTVSRSFPFPASF